The Solanum pennellii chromosome 11, SPENNV200 sequence tgttgaaaataataattcaaaattgtaGTAGGAATCCTAAATTGATTAGGATttgttatttatgatatttatttatttgtttatgtttaatTGAGATTGTTAATTAGAGTGGTTCCTAGTTctagtttaatttgtttttttttcttttataaataggGATGTTACCCGCTATTTTTGATATACAGAAAATTATAGAATATAGAAATATACAGAATAAATGGGACTTGAAGTAAGATTCAAACacttttgaatttataaacaaaatattttccttcagtTTATTCAGCCCTTTCATAGATTCAATTTCTTCAAGAATCGACTTCAGCTCCATCTCTTTGGTTTGTAGATCTTgttccatttccatggctgctTCTCTCATGATCACTCTTTTTGAACGTACAATCAGCAAATCTAATAATCTATTTTGGGCTGATTTTTTTTGCTTCTAACTCATTTTCTCCTATAAAGTTGTTCGttttctctttaaaaaaaaataaaaagtatacaAAATGTAATGTAAAATTTGTGTTTCCATGAAGCGAGAGAGAAAAATttgatatacaaaaataaatgttttaactcGATTTAATtctatacaaattatttttatatagatatacaaacacaatattgatacatatacatttttttttctatacaatatgtaatgtaaaatatttttttttctttattaattaactttttctATTGTTAGCtatattttacattaattagtttctaattaattagtaaaattCTCTAACAATTATATCTTTTTCATTGCAAAATTGCAGAGAAGAAGCTTTGTACAATGGCCGccaagaaatttttttgatattcgAAATTGATTTGTATGGTGAAAgaatttcttttgtttcaaaTTGAACCTGAAGAAGATTCCTTTAATTTCTTTCATTGATTGATCATGTAAATCGAGATtcaattacaaatatttttagattcagacacttttttttactttttctatgTTCTTCATGGAGGTTTCTTAAAAGATAggaataatacaaatataattttttccccttttcaGTCGACTGTTCATCTAGTTTTCTAAAAAGTCTCACCATAGTTCCACGACTGAGCACCACCAAACTTTAATTTTACTctttgatgaaatgaacaaacaCAAATCAAAACCCACAAATTTTAAGTCACCGGtactattttaatttcttgttaAGGAGGTTTATGAGCAAAAAAAATTGGTGTTTTTGAAGTAACTTGTTACTACATTGATTTTTGTTACTGAGTCATTTAAGCTTATTTAGGTGCGAAGAAGATGAGAAGGGTGagatatgaagaagaaaacaTGTGGAGGATGGggtatgaagaagaagagacgTAGGGGTGAGGTATAAGGAGAATTctgatattttaaaactttgttttttttacttaaataattaTCTGACGcacatgatttatttttattttattttatattgccACGTCTGTTTTAAAGAGTAAGAAAATTCACTACtaaataatataagtgtgtaaTAGATCATCATGATAGTTTAAGTGTGTAACTGACTTTTCAATACAAGTTTAAGAGGGAATCTATGCCTTTTCCCTTGTTTCATTTTTCCTTCTTGTTGACTTGTCTTATCGACACAGATAAAAGTCaatatttgaatataaaatttcttaatttactgcaattagttaattaaagtgtattttactttattaataataaattatattaatttatataaatattttgtatgaaatttttattcttatttgaagtctcataaaaaaacattaaaattttcaattaaaatgaaCGAAATATTCTTAAATAGTCAaattttggtcaaatttagGGATACTGTTTAATAAAACATAATGCAGAACttctatttttttgaaaagaaaattatgcAAGAATTATTTAATCTTAAATAATTTGTCTGAAAAGTATTAAgaaaagatatataattaataattaatacaaCAACTGTAAAAGTGACATTGAAGAGCTCACGAATCTGAAGAAATCCCTCTTCTCTAAGAGAATTTCTGATCAATTTACACTTTCTCTATCAGTTTTCTTGTTAATTTAATGGATTTTTCAGAGATATGGGCTATATTTGGACCTGGGGTCGCCGGCGCTGTCTTCGGCGCCGGATGGTGGTTCTGGGTTGACGCCGTTGTTTGTAGCTCCGTCAAAATCTCTTTCCTTCATTATCTTCCAGGTACTTCTCTTTAACTTCCCTCATTTCTTGTGGGTGCGCgtaaattattgatttttatgggTTGTTGATATAGGGTTTTACTAAGATGGTTGATTTTTGATATATGGGTTTTGAGTAAGGTTTTTGTTTTCTTCACCTTTTCTGTTATTTTGGAATATTGTAGGTATATTTGCATCTTTGGCTGCTTTGATGTTTAATTGCGTCAGAAAAGAGGATATTGATTACTCACCTTATGATGAAGGAGAGTGGAGGTATGATAATAATGTATTCTATGTGAATGAACTGGTTAGTTGTTGAGAATTGGACTTAAATTTGTTCAAAGATCGACCCCTTTTTTTCTGGGTGTTGATGTTTCATTGGCTTGGATATTGATCCTTCTAGCTTCTTGAATAGTAATTTGTATGTCTTGTTCTGATCGTTTCGCCTGAGATAGAGATTACAGAAATTAGTTTGCTATTCAGGATTAATTGTATCACTGTAGTTTAGTTACACTGTAGTGGTCTTATTGACTCAATCAAGTGCAACTTAAAGAAAAGAAGTGCTTTTATTGGTAATTTGAGTATGTTCAATGTATTACAGTTACTTCGACTACACTAGTCCTCCTCGATCTTTTGATTTGCACCTGCAATCAAGTTGAAAGGTTTAGGTGTGAGAGTGGGATGAGaaggaagagagagagagagagagagaggagcaACAAAGGTTTCTGAAAATGTCAATTGATCAGCTCTTTTTCCTCCAAGTCTTGATCTAGTGTGCTCCTTTTTTCCTTGTAGTTGATTACAAACGGCTAGGAATAATCTCTTCCATCTATCACTTCACACACCTTTTGTTAGAGAGATCGCAAATAACCTCTTGGGTTAAAGATTGTCTAGTtggaaaagaaattgaaaaaatggtTGGTTGGTGCAATAGAAATTTGACAAGCACAACTGCGAGCAAAGGAAATCAAGGTTAATTTGAGTCTTGAAGAAAGTCTTGTAGTCGTGCTGGACTCTTACTGCTCATGCTAGACCATCGGAGGATGATGTAGATGAGCCATTAATTGAGTCCCATCTATAGTAGTTGAACTGTCGAAGAAGATCCTACTAGCTGCAGAAATATAACTTAGAGATTTCACATGATGAGTGGATCCAAAAGATACTATCCAGTAGGACAACTGAGGAAGACACTAAAATGGCAACTgcatcacaattcacaacagATTAAGCAGGATGTGTTCCCGGCGTTTATTCCTTCACTACTGTATATTGAAGTTGGGGAAAAATATATACTCTGCGAAGGAGTCGATTTGCGAAGGAGTCGATTGCAGAAAATACGTCAAGCTCACCGTGTTCTGATTGGTTTACCATCTTTATTTCTGTCGATAATTGTGCTAGTTAGTATCTCTTGAATTTTCACATCCTGTGTAATTTTCACAACAGGTGGATCTCCTTAAACTGTTCAACTGTTAAATCTGTGCCTGAAATTTCATAGGACGTCATAATTGGCTCATCAACACCATCTTCCAATGGTCTATCTTGAACTGTAACAGTACTGTGTTTTTCTAGCATGAGTAAGTATGCCAATATAGAATGCAGGCTatctaaatcattttcattGAAAGCCATTACTTTGTATTTTAAAGCAATGTGAAGTGATCATCATTTTATGAGTGAAGTCATGGGCTTTAAGTAATGATACACTAAGGTGATCTTAATGAGAAGAGACAGTTTTTGAATATCACCTTTGGGGAGTTGGGTTTATATAGATGTTTATTTTATACTGAATGTTGAATTAGTTACTTTATTTGCGAATTGTACATTTATGTCTCTATTTCCTGTCCCTATAAGTTGTGAAAAGAATAGATGCATTTAGAAGGTACTTCTCGTGGCAATGAGGCACTTATAAAAGGAAAATCCATCTGGTTAAATCGGAAACTATCACAGCTAGTAAGAAGAATGGGGGCTTTGAGTTTGGCGTTTTGAACTTAAGAATGCAGAATCAAAGGTTACTGAAATGAAAAGACTATGGAGATTTTCAACAGAAGGAGAAGCTATTTGGAAAGATGTAATCAAGGATAACTATGGGATGGAAGGAAGATGAATAACATATGTTGTTCAGAAGTTCTTATGGAGGTAACTATTTGAAGATTTCCTTCTGGAAAGACAAATGGATAGGCAAAGGTGCCTTGGAAGAACTCTTCCCTAGTATTCATACTTTATGCCGGCAACAAGAAGCAATAGTGGGGGAAGTATGGGCAAACAATGGCTGGAATCTCTTCtacctttataaaaaaaaaatagtggcTGGAATCTCAGTTTCAGAAGGCAACTCAATGATTTGGAGATTGAAGgactaaaataattttaaaacacaatTGAGCAATTCAAAGGAGTAACTTTAGGTATACATGCTAAGTTCAAGCTTCATCTACTCCATGAACAAAAGGAAGTAAACAAATGATGCATGCAGCCAGAACTGTGGTGCTAGGTTATTCTTTCTCAtaaaacaagcataaaagcaattCCAGGTGAATATTACTtccttgaaaatttgaaattcacaTGCCCTTAATGCGGAGGAATACAATGTTAtcagtttcaaaaaataataatttgaaattcacATATATTAGCAGGCAATGAAATTGTAATGCCCACCACCAAAAAGTCCAAATATGCAATATAGATGGATTCAACTGGAGGGCATATAACTCTCATTTTTCTCATGGGCATAATATTTGTTTGGCCCATTGCCTTCATAGTtgcaatgaataaataaaaatcaagtaCTGAAACCATAAAACACTAGAGCTTCAGTTATCGAAAATTTCTGGTTGAACTTTTCCTGTTTCTACATGTGTGGAGATGTCCCAACACCGAACAGAATTAAATTCAGTTCGGTCAAATTAGTTTAAGGCTCATCGTTTTCAAGTTGGACATGCAGCCAAAAAAGCGCCCAGGCCAATTCTTTTCAAGTTTTGCTTATTGTCACTCTCTCATTATATGTGCAACTGAGTCCTGCCCACTTAAGTGTAGCTTACCCAGCTTTTACGGGTATGGAGTGGTGCTTCAACTTAATCCAGTAAACTTTCAAGACCCTAACCAGTAACCAATTCATTCCCCCCAACCTGAAGCAACACGTTCAGAAAATGCttcacaacaacaagagcatGAAGTTGCAGGCTGGAAGAGACAATAACTTTCATTGGGGGCCAGAGTCGCTCTGATCAACAGTGTGCTCAGCGCACTTCTTCCGAAAATATTGGACGGATTGAGACGAAACTTCTCTTAGAAAGGCAATAAACAATCTAATTCTTTCTGCCTTGTGAATGGAAAGAAGTTACTCGAGACAAAAGGAAAGGCGGTCTTGGTACTAAAACCTTAAAGAGACATAACGATAGCATGTTGATGAAATGGCATGGGAGATTCAACAAGGAGGTAGATGCACTTTGGAGGAGGGTTTTCGTGTAAAAATTACACTTGAGAGTCCCCGGACTACCAAAATCTCAACAATACCTCATGGTACTGGACTGTGGAAGCATATCCGAGGACGGGAGCTACTGGAACAAATTCAAGTCACATCTGGGCTTTATTCTCGGTAATAGGAGGAAAATTAGGTTTTGGGATCACACATGGCTGGTTACGCCCTTCTGAAAGACCAATTCATGGATATCGTCAACTTATCTTCTCATCAAAAGGGAGAAATTGAGATGTTTTGTTCAACACAAGAATGGAATCTTGTTCTAAGAAGAAATATTAATGATTGGGAGCTAGAAAGACTTTGCCAAAAGCTTCAGTTGTTAAGCAGCATAAGACTAGACCACAACAGAACAGATACTATCTGTTGAAAAAGCCATCACCTGGGACTATTTTCAGTATGAGATTATTACCACATGCTATATTCTAGCATCGATAGGGTCTTTTGTCCCTGGGATAAGATTTGCAGAAATAAAGCACCTTTGAAggtcttttgtttttcttggaCAGATGCTATTGAGGCTTGTCTCACACAATCGAACCTGCAAAAGTGGAAGATTATACTGTGCAGCAGATGTCCACTGTGTGAAGAGCATCGGAAGAAGTTCACTACCTCTTCCTGCGTTGTAGGATCACCATGTTTTTTGTCATTCTAGACATATGCCTAGTTCCATTATTGAGCTATCTCTAGGTTGAAACAGAGAGGGTCTTAGGAAGAAATTTCTGAAAACTTGGAACACCATACGCCAGGTCATTTGGTGGACTATCTAGCttgaaagaaattatataatctttgaaggaaaaaaaagtaacaTGCACAACCTTAAACAGAGTTGTCTTTTTTTGGTAGTTTTTTGTTGCAATCTGGTTATCATATATGATGTAGATGGAATGTTAGACACAATAGAGAGATTGCACAACCTGTAATTATGCCTATTGAACTGGCTTAGTGCACAAATTTATAGAAGCATTAATTacttatctaaaaaaaaaacaagagcaAGAAGAGAAGGTTTATCAAGGATAGAACTTTAGAAGTCCTACGTCTCCGAGTTTGCTTGATATTCGAAGTTTGTCGACGAGCTTATCCGCTGCACACAAtaaaatggaatatcttctcAAAAGGCCAGGGATGCAAACATCATATTGATCGAAGAGTTCTATGTCAACATTTGAGGCAGGTGGACTGGAGCATGGAGGTTGATATCAATGCAAGTAAGATCGATGAGCACTTCAACTATCCAGCCCTCAACAAAGAAGACTTTGATGAATTACAAAATGAACTTGATTATGAAGTTGTTCATGCCCCGATATGCGATCTGATGCAAAAGCTTATACGACGCTAACACTTCAAGAGTAGAACATGGCACATTAGTAGGACAGTTCATGACATAGAGGAACACGAGTTAACTTTGATTGGGTATTTTCTGGACTTATGCCTTGTTTGTATGAGGCTAATGTTCCTTGAGATAAAGTCCTCCCGACTTATGCCATGGACATTCATGTGGAGAAGACCAATCAAGGAGTGAACTATCCAAGGCATAAAAAATAGCTTGTGAGTTATCTAAGGCATCAAAAAGAGCTTTACAATCTTATAAATACGGTTACTTGcaccaaaaatagaaaagaacCAGACAATTCATCTTCAACTTTTGTATGGAGCTacgtttttccttttttcttgaacttttaaCATAAGAATTTGTATTAGAGCCAGTAGTTAGATAGTACTGAAAAAACCATActaacaaaagaagaaagaagcaCCAAATACAAATTTGAGATGTTATCCTAAACACACTCAAACATCTAGCATTGTTTCAGTGTCTTCTGAATTAGCCTTTGTACACCAAAAGCAGAATAACAACATTCAGTTAAGCTTGATCTTCTGCACATTGCTGCTCCTATCTTTAAAACATCTGACATTTATCTCTTTTCCAGATGGTCCACCAAATATATGCTGGGATAATTCTTCATCTTTCTCTGTTTCTTGCACCAATTCCAGCTTCCTCCTAGCTAAAAAGAGTGTCAACAATCTATCTAGGGATTGTCCATGAGATGCTTTTGAGATTGATAAAAATCTTCCACGGCTGGTCAATGACTATGTAGTACAGGAAAAGATGACTAATTGTCTCAGCCTCTATCACACTAATAGCATCTTGAGTATAGTGATATTCCCATCTTTGATAGAGATTTCCATGCTAACCAGCCTCATTAGCTAAAGGCCAAGTGAAACAGGTCACTTTTAAATGCACTTTAACTTTTCAAATGTGCTTCCATGGTCATGTGATGATCCATGGCTAAGCTTAATTTGGACTCTTGTACCCCTCCCTCACCTTGTAAATACCTTTGCTATGTCCATTCCACCCTAAGCAGTCAACTCCACTTTGTGGCCCTTGAAAAGTTCCCAAAAACTTCTAAAAATTAGATAACCTTGGGATTTCCCAATCATTCAAATCTCTTTCGAGGATCAAATTCCATCCTTGATGGGTCCATGCCTCAACTACTGTCTTGTGTTGATGTTGGGCCACAGGAAACAATGCAAAAAATAACTTATGTAGTAAGCCCTTGTCTGTCCAAAAAAGAGTCTTGTTGCTGTTGTGAACCTTGACTTGACTTTTAAGAAAAGGCCAGTATGACCTAATAGATCCCCATAGGGTTACACCATAATGTGTAGTAACTTTTTTAGAAACCCAATTATCCAGCTCCCCATACTTGGTCTAGATAACACTACTCCAAAAGGCATGGGGCTCGTAAGAGTATCTCCATAACTATTTCGCCTTAATAGCTTTGCTCTGGTTCTTACGGTTCTTGACGCCATCCTACCTTGACTTCTACTTCTGATAAGATATTTCCATTTTAACTAAATGAAAAcctcttctcttctttctccttATTACCTAGCCCAAGAAAAAGATCTCTTGATTTTTACATCCTGTGCACAATAGCCTGGGGATATGAAAAAGGAACATTTATTTTGATAGAGCATCTAAGAAAGAAGTTGTTAGGGTCAGTCTACTTCCCAATGAAAAATATGTTGACCTCATCCAGAGAGCTACATTTGTCCACCAAATACAAGCTGGGACAATCCGCCATCTCTCTTTCTTATAGGATAATATATCCTCATTGTTCCAACTAGCCCAGACTTCAACTATTCTTCTTGGCATGGCCCACCTAATTATCCTCtagtttataaaaaaatttccatAGCTGACCAGCCATTGTCTTTACCCTACTCCCCACTAGGTAACATCTTGGGCGCATATGATAGCCTCTCTTGCTGAGGTTATTGTGTGTTAAATACAGCCTTTTTTGTAACAATCATGTGAAGCATGCATCTTTATATTGGATTTTGACTGTCCATATCATCTTCCATGGCTGGCACCCAATCTGGTAATTTGAGGTGTTAAATTCACCATTAGCTGACTTCATAGGAAGTGGGCCCTGCTTATTTCCTGTCCACTTCATATAATCTTCATTTGTACATGAGCATGAGTCATGATTTTGGGTATAAACGCTTTTCGTTAGGTTTTGTTGCTTCTTTTGAGCAATTATATTATGGTTGCCTGGTCTTATCATCTTAATGGTTTGTTGTCAAGCTCTAATTAGTTATTCGTCCTCTTGTAATGAACAGAACGATGCTTGATCACCATAATCTGCATTTCTTATCACTTGTCAAAAAGCTACGAAATTCTTTCATGTTTTTTCTTCCCCGTCTGAGGCATAACGATAGTTATAACTGGTCACATATTGTTGTTATCCGTCCTTGCACATGTTATATCTTTTAATAGATGGATGCTTCAAGGTTATCAAAAAATTACAGATTTCTGATTCTATTTGCTTTTTTCCTTGTCATGTTGAATTGCTCAACTGTTTTAATGTTGACAATGCAGGTTGAAGCTGTGGCtatttattgcatatgttgtATCGTTTGTGTCTTTGGCTGCATCAGTTGGTCTATTGATACAAGATGCGCTGGAAAAATCTGGTCCTTCAGCTTGGACAGGAGTTGCAGGTGTTCTGCAATGTGTGTGTGTCTTAATCAGGTAATTTGCTTAATATTTATTAGGTTTTTCTGCCTTATAGATCATGCGGGTAAGGGTGATTGTTTTTTTACTTCCTCAAAGGTAATTTTTATGCACTATTTTCTGGTTGAGCTTTGTTGTTCATCTACCTGTCCTCTCTGCCTTCTCCTTTCTTCCCCCCTGGCTGTTAACATTTATTTTCGGCCATATTGGTGCTGGAATAGAAAGCAATGGTTTTGAACCTATCTTACCAAGAATATCAGAGTCAAGTAGGTTTACTACGTGCTCTCAGTGTAGTGAACCTCTCTTTTCCAGTGTTGCTAGCGAAGTGGGATgttcaaattaaaattctaagTAGCTCTCTACTTTTCTTGTCCcatttaagaataaaaaacaatacatCACACATCCTCCGCTTTGTACATGAAAAAGAATACATCACATCTATGTTGTTCAGTTGTGTCCTGTAGCTCTGCTGGTAAGCCTGCATCATACATTATGAGAAAAAAGAGATCATGCTTCTGTTCCTTGTAAGCTAACTGTGGGGTTTACTTTTTGACATATTTCAGCGGGCTGGTCTATTGGACATCACACTCAGAATCTTGAGAGGACACTGGATGCCGTCTTACTCGATCCATTCTGTCAAGAAAGAGTTACAGTTACTTGTAAAAATGTGTGTTGGTTGTGCAGTGAGGCTAAGCACCAAATATAAAAACGCTCATCGCTTCTTCCTTATGATAATtatttaacttgaaatttcaTTGGAAAGATCAAGGAAATATGTCTTGAAGTGGTTTGTTTCAAAAGACTTCGATTAGTATATCTTTTACTTAAAGCATGTCATGCATTGTTTCATCCCCTACACCTCAGGGGCGGTAACGAAAGGGCAGTTTCGTAATGTTTTATGACTTGAGACGTATCTTCCATTCACGTTCAAACGTCTTTCAAGATATCCAAATGGTTTTTTCGTCCTCTCCAGAAGTAAAAGATTTAGCTTCAATGGGATTTCAATATTCAGTTGAAAGTATTATTAATGAAgaaaaaggtgtacaaaatatgatataaatagtGCAGTATTCTTCATTATCCCATTACTAAACTTGATGAATCAttctttttagttattattgttgattttcttgtcaaaacaattttttaacttctacatttaattaaaacatttgtaaTTACCAAACAAGCATTAAGTAATTAGCCTGGGAGCTAGACTAAAATGCAagttattttatcatatatacattGTTTCGATAACAATTTCCAGTGTCAGTCTAGAGACCCAACATAGCAAAAAGTAGTTGAGTCGTTCAGCATTTGAAGTTTATGagtttttataataatttatagttaatacataaaaataataactagatTTACAATGAATATTAGTAGTtgttaaaaatattgagtttaatgaattcaaaatcaAGTGCTTTATGGACGAAGTGTACCAAAAATGCTCAATTGAATTTGATGGTGTAATAGGGATGACATCAAGAATACTTTTATGACATCTTTACATGTTAAAACATATATGACTACATTATTAAGATTTAATTCACTTTGAACGTTTCAAAAGCAAAACAATTTGAATATTTGCAATGAAATAACAAGATATATTGATATTtacgcaaaaaaaaaaaaaaaaaactacttcGAAATCAAATCTTAGAGAAATCTTTTTACTTCCactatgttttttatttattacatatTGCGTTACCTCCTTCCCATAAATACTATTAGCAATATTTTCCCAAGTCCAAAAACACATTCTCCCTtgtttttactaaattataataaattttaagtatcTTTTTCActcataaaaaaagtaaaacttttaatatCGGATAATGCAAAACATTAATGGTAAAACAg is a genomic window containing:
- the LOC107003274 gene encoding transmembrane protein 50 homolog; the protein is MDFSEIWAIFGPGVAGAVFGAGWWFWVDAVVCSSVKISFLHYLPGIFASLAALMFNCVRKEDIDYSPYDEGEWRLKLWLFIAYVVSFVSLAASVGLLIQDALEKSGPSAWTGVAGVLQCVCVLISGLVYWTSHSES